The genomic interval TTCGGCGTCTCAAATTCAATTCATTTTCTGTCGAATTCTGCAACTTTAAGATTTGCAGTTTCAGTTTAATAATCTGCAATTCTGATTTTTTGAAATAAGATTTTGTCACCGCAATATTCTCGGCTTTATTCAAAAAATCAAAAGCTTCCTCTTTCTGATTATTTTTTAAAAGAACTTCTGCCAGTAAAATTGAAGCATACATAGTATTTTGATCGCTTTTATTTTGTTCAGAAATATGAATGTCTTTTTTCAAATAAGTAATTGCGGTTCTTAAATCGCCTTTTTGCTGGCTAACCATAGCTAAATCTCCCAACGCTTTGGCGTATCGAACGTCATCATGAATCTGCGCAGAAATTTTTGCAGTTTCATTTAAATAATAAGTAGCCATTTTATAATCTTGAATATACAGATAATTTAGTCCTATCGAATTAATGATAGAAGCATATTCAGATGTGTTTTTAACAGCTTGTTTTTCGGCAAGTTTTAAATAATGCAACGATTTTTTATAATCGCCAAACGTGTGCAGAATCCATCCAATTCTTTTATAAGTTTCATCGGCATTTATAATTTGTTCGGCTTGGAGCGGTTCGAGATTTTCCATTATTTCTAACAGAAAAGGAGTAAGTTTGATATAATCTCGATAAAAATATAAATAATTAATGTAGTTGAGTTTTGCCCAAATTTCTAAAGAAATATTATGCGAAGTCTTTGCTTTTTTAATGGAATTTAGATAATAATTTTCAGAAGTTTTGTTTCTAGAATTATAATAATTGCTAAAGCCATTTGCGAGCAAGCCTTTATAAATACTCTGATATTTGGTTATTTTATTTAGCGGACTTAGATATTCTTTTAAAGCTGTTGTATCTATGCCAAAATTTTTCTCTTGAAGCAGAATTGACTCAATATTTTTGAGTTCATTTTTTGAAGTTTTGATTTGCAGTTTTTGTGCATTCGCAACAAATGAATAACAGAATAAAATAAAGAAAAATATTTTTTTGGCAGACATTAAATTTGTTTTGGCAGATGAAGTTGTATAGTAAATTTAATAAAAATAATATTTACGAATTTGTAATTGCTTTAAAGTGTTGATTTTTAATCACATGAAACGAAATATTATTTTTTGCCTTTACTGCCATTTTTAGTACGTTTTTAGATGCTAAATTCTAATTAAGATAAACGCAAGTTAAATTATTCTTAAAATAATTTTTTAGGTATTTCTACGCTATTTTTAAAGTTTTTTTAAAGTACTAAAATCAATGATTATTATCTTTTTTCACTTTTAAAAATTGTGAATTATTGCACTTGAGTTTGCTTTTTTAGACGTTTTTAGATGTTAAATTTATTTTCGTGAAAATTGGCACTTAAAAAAGGTGGAATTAGGGTTTTTAAATGAAATTTATAATCCAAGTCAAAATTATCCAAATCGTAATGGTTTGTTTTTAAAAAAGTTAAACTTTTAAAGCCTGAAAAATTTAGTAAAATACTATTTAGAATTATTATTAATAAAAGACGTTTTTTGAAATTGAAATTGTATCAGAAATTGCAATTTTTTAAAAGTGACTGTTGATAACTGTTTTGAATTCTCTTCCAGAAAAGACCTTTTATTTATGTTGATAACTTCAAATTAATTTTAGTGAAAATGCTAGTTCATTGCGAATTAGAACATATTATTTTCCTGTTGATAAAATTTACAAAATCAATCATTTTTAAGGTTTTTAAACTGTTGATAATTGGTAGGATTTTTAACATCTAAAACTGGACAAAAGAATAACTGTAGGTTAAATTTGTATTAATTGAAAAACACGCAAATATCACCTTCAATTGTGCGCTCGAATTTCAGTTTAAATCATGTCACTTAAAATTCTATATATATGTCAATTTTCGATAAAAGAATCAATTATAAACCTTTTGAATATCCAGAGGTTCTCCAATTTACTGAAGCAATAAATAAAGCTTACTGGGTTCATACAGAGGTTGATTTTACTGCAGATACGCAAGATTTTCATGCTCATTTAGATTTGGCAGAAAAAACAGCTATAAAAAATAGTTTGTTGGCAATTGCACAAATTGAAGTAGCTGTAAAAAGTTTTTGGGGTAATATATATGAGCATTTTCCAAAACCAGAATTCAACGGATTGGGAACAACATTTGCAGAATGTGAATTTAGACATTCTGAAGCGTATTCTCGTTTATTGGAAGTTTTAGGATATAATGATGAATTTGAAAGATTATTAGACGTTCCTGTGGTTCGAAGACGTGTAGATTATCTTTCTAATGTATTGAAAGACACTAAATCTCAGGACAACAGAAAATATATGGTGTCGCTGATTTTGTTCAGTATTTTAATTGAAAACGTTTCTTTGTTTAGCCAGTTTGCTATTTTATTGTCATTCACAAGATTCAAAGGATATATGAAAAATGTGAGCAATATTATTGCTTGGACTTCAATTGACGAACAAATTCATGCAAATGGAGGAATTTACATTATCAATAAAATTCGCGAAGAATTTCCAGAATATTTCGATGCCGATACTTTAGAATTAATTAGAGAAACGGTTAAAGAATCTATTACGGTTGAAGCTGACATTTTAGACTGGATTTTTGAAAATGGTCCAGTAGAAACAATCAATAAAGAAGATTTGGTAAACTTTATGAAATTTAGAATTGATGAAAGTTTGAAACAAATTAACATCGAAACTATTTTTAATGTTTCTCCAGAAGAATATTCAAAAATGACTTGGTTTGAAGAAGAAGTTTTTGCAAATAGTTTAGACGATTTCTTTGCTAAACGTCCAGTTGAATATACAAAACACGATAAAAGCATCACAGCAAACGATCTTTTTTAATACAAGCCCAGCATACATATGAATACGATAGACACAAACCCAGCAAATAATTTTGAACAAGCAATAGATACCAAAATGTGGTGGAAAAACTCTGAAAGTGAGCAGATTTTAAACCGCGGATATCTTTTGAAAGGTGAAACAGTAGAAGGCGCAATTGATAGAATTTGTACCGCTGCTTCAAAAAGACTTTACAAACCAGAATTGAAAGAGTCTTTTATGGAAATGATCGAAAGAGGCTGGATGAGTATCAGTTCGCCAGTTTGGGCAAATATGGGAACAGAAAGAGGTCTTCCGATTTCTTGTTTTAATGTGCATGTTCCAGACAAAATTGAAGGAATTACACATAAATTGGGTGAAGTAATTATGCAAACCAAAATTGGAGGCGGAACTTCTGGTTATTTTGGTGAATTGCGTGAGCGCGGAAGTGCCGTAACAGACAACGGAAAGAGTAGTGGAGCAGTTAGCTTTATGAAACTTTTTGACACAGCAATGGATACGATTTCTCAAGGTGGAGTTCGTCGTGGTGCATTTGCAGCGTATTTAGATATTGATCACCCAGATATCGAAGAATTTTTGAAAATTAAAAGTATTGGAAATCCAATTCAGAACTTGTTTACAGGAATCTGTGTGCCAGATTATTGGATGCAAGAAATGATTGATGGCGATGCAGAAAAAAGACAAGTTTGGGCTAAAGTTTTAGAAAGCCGTCAACAAAAAGGATTGCCTTATATTTTCTTTAGTGATAATGTAAATAAAAACAAGCCGCAAGTTTATAAAGATCAGAATCTTAGAATTAACGCTAGTAATTTATGTAGCGAGATTATGCTTCCGTCAACTCATGATGAATCGTTTATTTGCTGTCTTTCTTCTATGAATTTAGAATTATATGATGAATGGAAAGATACTGAAGCGGTAAAATTGGCGATCTTTTTCTTAGATGCTGTTTTACAGGAATTCATCGAAAAAACAGAAGGAAACTATTATCTTTCTGCGGCTAATAAATTTGCCAAAAGACACCGCGCACTTGGTTTAGGAGTTTTAGGATGGCATTCTTATCTGCAAAAAAATATGATTCCTTTTGAAGGAATGGAAGCCAAAATGAAAACAACAGAGATTTTCAAACATATCAGCGACAAAGCAGATAAAGCAAGTCAGGATTTGGCGAGAATTTACGGAGAACCAGAATTGCTTAAAGGTTATGGAAGACGTAATACTACAACAATGGCAATTGCTCCGACAACTTCATCTTCTGCTATTTTAGGACAAACTTCGCCAGGAATTGAACCTTTCAGCAGTAATTATTACAAAGCTGGATTGAGCAAAGGTAACTTTATGCGTAAAAACAAATACCTTAAAAAACTGCTTGAAGAAAAAGGTTTGGATAACGAAGAAGTTTGGAGAGGAATTATGCTAAACGGAGGAAGTGTTCAGCACATGGAACAATTAACTCAGGCTGAAAAAGATGTTTTCAAAACATTTAAAGAAATCAGCCAGTTAGAAATTGTGCAGCAAGCAGGAATTCGTCAGAAATTTGTAGATCAAGGACAAAGTTTAAATCTTAATATTCCAGCAGAATTGGCGATTAAAGATGTAAACCGATTAATGATCGAAGCTTGGCAACAAGGTGTTAAAAGTTTATACTACCAAAGAAGCCAAAGTGTTTCTAAAGAATTAGTAACAAGTCTTGTTTCGTGCAGCAGTTGCGAATCATAAAAAAAACAAAAGCCGAATCTGAATTTAGATTCGGCTTTTTTATTTAAAGAATTATTTATTGTTGTTGTTTGCTATTCTAAGAAACAAATAATCCTCAGAAATTATTTTTTAAATCTATGAAAATAAAGTTATCATAAAATAGTAATTTAGTGCCAAAATTTACAATCCAAAATCAATAAATACCACCAGTAAATGGAGAATATTACCGTAATTATAATGCTGCTTTTTGGCGTAGCTTTTCTTAGCCTTGTTAGTAAAAAGTATAATTTTCCAATTCCGATTGTTTTGGTTTTGTGCGGTGTTATTATTAGCGTTTTTGAAGGACTTCCGGTGATAGCTTTAAGCCCAGAAGTGGTATTTATTATATTTCTGCCGCCATTATTGTACCACGCGGCGTGGCATACAAGCTGGTCCGACTTTAAGCAGTCTGTCAGACCAATAACTTTAGCCGCCGTTGGTTTGGTGTTTTTTACAACAGGTTTGGTTGCTGTCGTGGCGCATTGGCTTATAGATGATATTTCTTGGCCGTTAGCTTTTTTATTGGGCGCAATTGTTTCTCCCCCAGACGCAGTTTCTGCAACAGCCATAACAAAAGGTTTAGGACTTAATCCGAGATTAATTGCTATTCTTGAAGGAGAAAGTTTAGTAAACGATGCGAGTGGTCTTGTAGCGTATAAATATGCTCTAATGGCAATTACGGCTGGAAATTTTGTTTTATGGCAGGCAGGTTTAAATTTTGTTTTAATGTCTGTTTTAGGTACAGCAATTGGTTTGGCTGTTGGCGTTGTAATGTACTATATTCATAAAAGATTTGTTTGCGATGATATTATTGAGGTAACGCTTACTTTATTAACACCATTTGCATCTTATCTAATTGCAGAGCATTTTGAAGGCTCAGGAGTTTTGGCTGTAGTGGCAACGGGGCTTTTTCTAGCTGCTAGATCTGGAACCATTTTTTCTCATGAAAGCAGAATTATGACCAATACAATTTGGGATGTCTTAAACAATATTTTGAATGGATTAATCTTCATTTTAATTGGGCTCCAATTAAGGCAAATTATCAGCGGGATTAGTAATTATTCTGGAAATTCGTTATTCATTTGGGGCGCTGTAATCAGTATTGTGGTTATTTTAGTTCGCTTTTTATGGGTGATTCCGGCAACAATTATTCCAAGAATGCTCAGTAAAAAAATTCGTGAAAAAGAAGAATTCGATTATCGAAATATGATCATTTTTGGCTGGTCAGGAATGCGTGGCGTAGTTTCTATGGCGGCAGCACTGGCTCTTCCATTAATGTTGAATAAAACGGAAGAATTTCCGCTTCGAAATTTAATCATATACTTGGTTTTCTGTGTCATACTTTCAACTTTAGTTATTCAAGGTCTGACACTTCCTTGGCTTATAAAAAAGCTTAAAATTGAACGTTATTCCATACTTGCTGAAGAATATAATATTCGAAATGTAATTGTATCTGAAACGATTGCACATATTGAAGATAATTTTTCTTTGCTAGACGATGAATTGCTCCATAATATTAAAAGTAAATATGAAGTTAAATTTAATCGACTGCAAAAAACAGAGCTTCCTTCTAACTTTTTCGGGAATGGAAAAGTTTTAGGCGGACAAATTTTTAATGAATTTACCAAAATTCAGATTGATCTTTTGAATGTTGAAAGAGGGAAATTAGAATCAATGCACAAGTTTGGCTCTGTAAATGAAGAAATCTTCCGTAAAATCGAAAAAGAATTAGACTTGGAAGAAACTCGTTTGTGGATGGAAATGTACGAGGAATAGTTTATTTAATTGTGAATTATTAATTGTTGATTTTTAACGATATTCAGCTTTGTCAAAGTTTAAAACTTTGACAAAGCTTTTTTCTTTTTAAAGATTTTAATTAGGAATTTTCACATCACTCATTGCTAAATTCGCACTTGCTTGCGCAACAATTTTAAAGGTATTTTTATTAATAACTTCAGCTTTGATATTGATAATCGTTTTGCCTAACTTTTCAAGTTTAGTTTTAACAATAACCGTTTGATTTTCGAATACAGGATTAAAATAATCGATGTATAAATTGATGGTTGGATAAAATTTTTCAAGTCCTAAAACCATAAAATTGACGCCAATACAATCGTCAATCATTCCTGCGGTCACGCCGCCATGAAGCATTCCAACGGGATTAGTCATTTCTTTTCTGATTTCAAATTCAAATTCAACTGATTTTTCTTCAACAGCAATTACTTTTCCGTTTAGCCAATGTGCAAAAGGTGAGGGACTGTCTGTAAAATGTTTTCCAATAAAACTTTGAAGAAACAATAATCTTTTATTTTCCATATTTATGCGGATAATTTGATGCTGTTTTTTAAAGGATTAATTAGTTTATAAGCTGTTTTTGGAAAAAATCGGCTCAAGAAATAAATTACTTTTGTGTCGCCTACGCGAATGGTGTAATTATTTTTATGAATTCCATCAACAAGTCCTTTTACAAGTGTTTCTGGAGTTATTGTTTTGGCATCGATACCTTTTGCCATTTCTGTTGCAACTAAAGGCGGTAGTAATTCAAACACTTTAACATTGGTTTTTGCTACTTCCAAATGGTTTCTAAGTGAAGCGGTATAAAAACGAAGTGCGGCTTTTGTAGCAGAATAAGTTGGAGCCAAATTCGACGGAACATAACTCAAAACTGAAGTTGTATTGATAATGGCACTTTCTGGTCGGCTTTGAAGCATTTTTAGAAATAAATTATTCAATCTTACAATAGCTAAATAGTTTATATTCATTTCGTAAGCCGCCATTTCTGTAATTTGATCGTTTGTTTTAGCTAAATTATTTATAGGATTCGCAACACCTGCGTTATTGTAAAGAATATCAATTCCGCCCAAACCTTCTATTTTTTTATAAAGCTGTTCTGCTTGCTCTGCATCAGCAACATCATTTTGAATAGCAATAATTTGTGGATGAAGCCTTTTTGCGTCATCTAATTTTCCTTGATTTCTTCCTGTAATAATTACTTTGGCGCCTTCTGCCAAAAACTGTTTTGCAGATTCTAAACCTATTCCTGACGCACCGCCAGTAATTAATATTGTTTTACCTTTTAAGTCCATTTTTTTCTGATTTTAAAGTGTATAATTTGCTTTGTTTAAGAATATTAAATAAATTTGCTTGCATTTTGCAAGTACAAAGATATTAATTACTTGCAAAATGCAAGTTATATTTTAATTTATTTTTATGAAAGCTTCTAAAAAAAGATCAAATTGC from Flavobacterium sp. YJ01 carries:
- a CDS encoding tetratricopeptide repeat protein; this translates as MSAKKIFFFILFCYSFVANAQKLQIKTSKNELKNIESILLQEKNFGIDTTALKEYLSPLNKITKYQSIYKGLLANGFSNYYNSRNKTSENYYLNSIKKAKTSHNISLEIWAKLNYINYLYFYRDYIKLTPFLLEIMENLEPLQAEQIINADETYKRIGWILHTFGDYKKSLHYLKLAEKQAVKNTSEYASIINSIGLNYLYIQDYKMATYYLNETAKISAQIHDDVRYAKALGDLAMVSQQKGDLRTAITYLKKDIHISEQNKSDQNTMYASILLAEVLLKNNQKEEAFDFLNKAENIAVTKSYFKKSELQIIKLKLQILKLQNSTENELNLRRRMVAIEESIENEDGDEAINQANWIIEKNNYQQSIDEAKTKYEKTLKKFYIIIVTMVFSILLLVFVYFIKKYKVKQEEYEQKLKALESEKEKMEQKVHEDLESQIEYLKEKSVQIRNLKKEIENIEKSSFYYLEKRKGKLSDLLQSHLMTELEWSAFKREFEKECSKFYILLNQDFPEMSEPDKRLLLLQKLDFSNNEIAELLEITNESVKESKEKLKETLGDRYKLLFGRFY
- a CDS encoding ribonucleotide-diphosphate reductase subunit beta; translated protein: MSIFDKRINYKPFEYPEVLQFTEAINKAYWVHTEVDFTADTQDFHAHLDLAEKTAIKNSLLAIAQIEVAVKSFWGNIYEHFPKPEFNGLGTTFAECEFRHSEAYSRLLEVLGYNDEFERLLDVPVVRRRVDYLSNVLKDTKSQDNRKYMVSLILFSILIENVSLFSQFAILLSFTRFKGYMKNVSNIIAWTSIDEQIHANGGIYIINKIREEFPEYFDADTLELIRETVKESITVEADILDWIFENGPVETINKEDLVNFMKFRIDESLKQINIETIFNVSPEEYSKMTWFEEEVFANSLDDFFAKRPVEYTKHDKSITANDLF
- a CDS encoding ribonucleoside-diphosphate reductase subunit alpha, which translates into the protein MNTIDTNPANNFEQAIDTKMWWKNSESEQILNRGYLLKGETVEGAIDRICTAASKRLYKPELKESFMEMIERGWMSISSPVWANMGTERGLPISCFNVHVPDKIEGITHKLGEVIMQTKIGGGTSGYFGELRERGSAVTDNGKSSGAVSFMKLFDTAMDTISQGGVRRGAFAAYLDIDHPDIEEFLKIKSIGNPIQNLFTGICVPDYWMQEMIDGDAEKRQVWAKVLESRQQKGLPYIFFSDNVNKNKPQVYKDQNLRINASNLCSEIMLPSTHDESFICCLSSMNLELYDEWKDTEAVKLAIFFLDAVLQEFIEKTEGNYYLSAANKFAKRHRALGLGVLGWHSYLQKNMIPFEGMEAKMKTTEIFKHISDKADKASQDLARIYGEPELLKGYGRRNTTTMAIAPTTSSSAILGQTSPGIEPFSSNYYKAGLSKGNFMRKNKYLKKLLEEKGLDNEEVWRGIMLNGGSVQHMEQLTQAEKDVFKTFKEISQLEIVQQAGIRQKFVDQGQSLNLNIPAELAIKDVNRLMIEAWQQGVKSLYYQRSQSVSKELVTSLVSCSSCES
- a CDS encoding Na+/H+ antiporter; the encoded protein is MENITVIIMLLFGVAFLSLVSKKYNFPIPIVLVLCGVIISVFEGLPVIALSPEVVFIIFLPPLLYHAAWHTSWSDFKQSVRPITLAAVGLVFFTTGLVAVVAHWLIDDISWPLAFLLGAIVSPPDAVSATAITKGLGLNPRLIAILEGESLVNDASGLVAYKYALMAITAGNFVLWQAGLNFVLMSVLGTAIGLAVGVVMYYIHKRFVCDDIIEVTLTLLTPFASYLIAEHFEGSGVLAVVATGLFLAARSGTIFSHESRIMTNTIWDVLNNILNGLIFILIGLQLRQIISGISNYSGNSLFIWGAVISIVVILVRFLWVIPATIIPRMLSKKIREKEEFDYRNMIIFGWSGMRGVVSMAAALALPLMLNKTEEFPLRNLIIYLVFCVILSTLVIQGLTLPWLIKKLKIERYSILAEEYNIRNVIVSETIAHIEDNFSLLDDELLHNIKSKYEVKFNRLQKTELPSNFFGNGKVLGGQIFNEFTKIQIDLLNVERGKLESMHKFGSVNEEIFRKIEKELDLEETRLWMEMYEE
- a CDS encoding PaaI family thioesterase is translated as MENKRLLFLQSFIGKHFTDSPSPFAHWLNGKVIAVEEKSVEFEFEIRKEMTNPVGMLHGGVTAGMIDDCIGVNFMVLGLEKFYPTINLYIDYFNPVFENQTVIVKTKLEKLGKTIINIKAEVINKNTFKIVAQASANLAMSDVKIPN
- a CDS encoding SDR family NAD(P)-dependent oxidoreductase — protein: MDLKGKTILITGGASGIGLESAKQFLAEGAKVIITGRNQGKLDDAKRLHPQIIAIQNDVADAEQAEQLYKKIEGLGGIDILYNNAGVANPINNLAKTNDQITEMAAYEMNINYLAIVRLNNLFLKMLQSRPESAIINTTSVLSYVPSNLAPTYSATKAALRFYTASLRNHLEVAKTNVKVFELLPPLVATEMAKGIDAKTITPETLVKGLVDGIHKNNYTIRVGDTKVIYFLSRFFPKTAYKLINPLKNSIKLSA